The proteins below are encoded in one region of Bombus terrestris chromosome 7, iyBomTerr1.2, whole genome shotgun sequence:
- the LOC100649771 gene encoding forkhead box protein A4-A-like produces the protein MDQTVIVPSTPRGSNVDNARVTMKNESDSNLHIQDQSTVAHSNSTSVVPRTNLSMSNSLNQDQSLDPLMCNPASTELPRKPGARRQEKPPYSYIALIVMAIQASPGKRLTLSEIYSFLQQHFPFFRGAYQGWKNSVRHNLSLNECFIKLPKGLGRPGKGHYWTIDPSTEYMFEEGSFRRRPRGFRRKCQALKPQYPQYFSASGPVGVQTPGYENLTPGAMEYANGYQNQYQNYQEYAMYAAPGAAVSADWSYPEATYKTPPISEVTYKTTEVTYKTGEPSVYRNGEIVAFKSEPGYAARSQEQLTYRATDGFSVKDHQQHHPETVYKENETMMTYKCPSNPAPTTQAPGQDYYVGYGLAGVNNTGSNVNVAMQGIPEQTGNNSPVGNVSSPHSGCQTPVTDNGIKMQCSNSNSNSSGGGLIDRKPSYFGHPAGSVTLSSLSSLSSLNLSNIGSLSSGLSISNIPGTVSSNIHHTATTPPTYYDQIKYSM, from the exons ATGGATCAAACGGTAATCGTCCCGTCGACTCCTCGCGGAAGCAACGTGGACAACGCGAGAGTCACGATGAAGAACGAAAGTGACTCGAATCTACATATCCAAGATCAATCTACCGTAGCTCATTCCAATTCCACATCGGTGGTACCTCGAACCAATTTGTCGATGTCCAATAGTCTGAACCAAGATCAGAGTTTAGATCCGTTGATGTGTAACCCTGCCAGTACAGAGTTACCTAGGAAGCCTGGAGCGCGGCGCCAAGAGAAACCTCCGTACTCTTACATAGCGCTGATCGTAATGGCGATTCAGGCGAGTCCAGGAAAGAGATTAACCCTTTCAGAGATCTACTCGTTCCTACAGCAACATTTTCCCTTTTTCCGTGGCGCTTATCAAGGCTGGAAGAACTCAGTGCGCCATAATTTGAGCTTGAACGAGTGTTTTATCAAGCTTCCAAAGGGTTTAGGAAGACCAGGTAAAGGTCACTACTGGACGATCGATCCTTCGACAGAGTATATGTTTGAAGAAGGAAGCTTTCGTCGACGACCACGAGGTTTCCGTCGCAAGTGCCAAGCCTTGAAGCCTCAGTATCCTCAATACTTTTCTGCGAGTGGTCCAGTAGGCGTCCAGACTCCCGGATACGAAAATTTAACACCTGGAGCCATGGAATACGCGAATGGATATCAAAATCAGTATCAAAATTATCAAGAATATGCGATGTACGCAGCACCTGGTGCCGCGGTCTCTGCTGATTGGTCCTATCCTGAGGCCACATACAAGACACCGCCCATATCGGAAGTAACATACAAGACGACGGAAGTCACATACAAAACTGGAGAACCGTCTGTATACAGAAACGGAGAAATAGTAGCGTTTAAGAGCGAGCCTGGATATGCGGCGAGGAGTCAGGAGCAGTTGACGTACAGAGCTACGGACGGGTTCTCCGTGAAAGATCATCAACAGCATCATCCAGAGACGGTTTATAAGGAGAATGAAACTATGATGACCTATAAGTGCCCGTCTAATCCCGCACCGACTACTCAAGCACCTGGACAAGATTACTACGTTGGTTACGGACTCGCCGGAGTCAACAATACTGGAAGCAACGTGAACGTCGCTATGCAGGGAATCCCAGAACAGACAGGCAACAACAGTCCCGTAGGAAACGTCAGTTCGCCGCACAGTGGGTGCCAGACACCTGTAACGGATAATG GTATAAAGATGCAATGCTCGAATTCCAATTCAAACAGTTCTGGAGGTGGACTCATTGATCGCAAACCATCCTATTTTGGTCATCCGGCCGGATCGGTTACTTTGAGCTCGTTAAGCTCTCTAAGCTCGCTTAACTTGAGCAATATCGGCAGCTTGAGTAGTGGCTTGAGTATATCAAATATACCTGGCACAGTTTCGTCGAACATTCATCATACTGCCACAACACCGCCAACGTACTACGATCAGATCAAATACAGTATGTGA
- the LOC100651081 gene encoding importin-4: MEEILLKLLVADNTSIQQGTTELREAFKKPESIPALCQLIVSSTNSQIRQYAAILLRKRYAKGKHWLKLPQHIRNEFKTVILQALVNEPEKMVKNAIAQLIGIIVKHELPNNGWPEVLQFVQQLITSENLANKELGTYTLSIMTEIAPDAYLTHAASLAILLGQTLNSLQDLGNPVAYYILKIMQSLVPLVEGNQMMVNAYHQMMPQIMATIQSLTTSHEDKAIQCFELLDELCENAIAVIAPHVKALVTMCLVIAGNKALDDALRVKAVGFIGWLARTKKKAIIKHKLVEPILDMLFNLMSTRPEDDNDEVYFSGDNEDNTPVTCATQTLDLLALHLPPEKLIPQLLQYIEPSLQGTDVYAKKASYLAMAVLAEGCSEYIRTKYLESFLRCTCQGISDPVPVVRNAALFALGQFSEHLQPNISQYSSELLPVLFEYLGQICAHIKQEKKEPPSVDRMFYALEMFCENLNESLLPYLPTLMERLFEILSADTPVHVTELALSAIGSAAMASKEHMLPYFEKIITILDGYLSEKQIEETMCLQVQAVDTLGVIARTIGDTNFAPLAGRSLNFGMKLLKETEDPDLKKSIYGLFASISTIMKKEIAAALPEIIEYMITSIQSSEGIVPHFKEDETSVFPIYDDLSENENENDEEDIENTDNEEDDDDDDVAGYSVENAYIEEKEEAILALKEIAENTGEAFLPYLEKSFEETFKLINYPQEDIRKAVIDAILQFCFSFSDINTNEGMQALLKALSVFIPKLSELIRLGDERTVAISGLDAYAELLKEIKSDVLIGEGHKEAIINCVTDVMLGKTECQDQEEAEDLDIEAEQDELLVECAGDVFCNFGKVIPPEDFGHYFQVVLPMLLERLKKNKSEAQRSFAVGTISECFSALKQQTSNFIHILLPTFLKLVDDPNAEVRNNAIYGIGELALHSNAYMHFPDILTVLSNAIYKESHAGVRDNIVGAIARLIIVNYMNVPLDQVFPIFVKQLPLKEDFEENKAVFRSILTLYQAGHPILRSYMDVLLKVAVSVLHENRTTDDEAKNTVMEFVKSAQRDFPDEWNSVLVELSAEVATNIQYIFS, encoded by the exons ATGGAGGAGATATTACTAAAGTTACTTGTAGCGGATAACACATCTATTCAGCAG GGAACTACAGAACTTAGAGAAGCTTTCAAGAAGCCAGAAAGTATACCAGCATTATGTCAACTTATTGTATCATCAACAAATTCacag ATAAGACAATATGCAGCTATATTGCTAAGGAAGCGTTACGCTAAAGGCAAACATTGGTTGAAATTACCACAACATATACGCAATGAATTTAAGACAGTAATTTTGCAG gcATTAGTTAATGAACCAGAAAAAATGGTAAAGAATGCGATTGCACAGTTAATAGGCATAATTGTAAAACATGAATTGCCTAATAATGGATGGCCAGAAGTTTTGCAATTTGTACAGCAACTGATTACTAGTGAAAATTTAGCGAATAAAGAg tTGGGAACATATACCTTGTCAATTATGACTGAAATTGCACCTGATGCCTATCTTACACATGCCGCATCACTTGCAATTCTTTTGGGACAAACATTAAATAGTTTACAAGATTTGGGAAATCCTGtagcatattatattttaaaaataatgcaGAGTCTTGTTCCCTTAGTTGAAGGCAATCAAATG ATGGTAAATGCTTATCATCAAATGATGCCACAAATAATGGCCACAATTCAATCTCTTACTACTTCTCACGAAGATAAAGCTATTCAATGTTTTGAATTATTAGATGAATTATGTGAAAATGCAATTGCTGTGATAGCACCACATGTCAAAGCTCTTGTTACTATGTGCCTTGTTATTGCTGGTAACAAAGCATTAGATGATGCCCTCAGAGTTAAAGCAGTTGGTTTTATTGGTTGGTTAGctagaacaaaaaagaaagccATAATCAAACATAAACTTGTTGAACCAATTTTAG ATATGCTATTTAATCTCATGTCCACACGACCTGAGGATGACAATGATGAGGTTTACTTCAGTGGTGATAATGAAGACAATACTCCTGTAACATGTGCTACTCAAACTTTAGATTTACTTGCACTTCATTTGCCCCCAGAGAAGCTAATTCCACAACTG ttgCAATACATAGAACCCAGTCTGCAAGGTACAGATGTATATGCAAAGAAAGCATCATACTTAGCAATGGCGGTATTAGCAGAAGGTTGTTCAGAATATATCCGCACTAAATATCTCGAATCCTTCTTACGTTGCACTTGTCAAGGAATTAGTGATCCCGTTCCGGTAGTGCGTAATGCTGCACTCTTTGCCTTGGGACAGTTTTCTGAACACTTACAGCCAAATATTTCTCAATACTCATCCGAATTATTACCAGTATTATTCGAATATCTTGGTCAAATATGCGCGCATATTaagcaagaaaagaaagaaccaCCTTCGGTTGATCGTATGTTTTATGCATTGGAAATGTTTTGTGAAAATTTGAATGAAAGTCTTTTACCGTATTTACCAACTTTAATGGAAAGACTCTTCGAAATTTTGAGCGCGGATACTCCAGTCCACGTTACAGAACTTGCCCTGAGCGCCATAGGTTCAGCTGCTATGGCGAGTAAAGAGCACATGCTAccatattttgaaaaaattattactattCTCGATGGTTATCTTTCAGAAAAACAAATAGAAGAAACTATGTGTCTTCAAGTGCAAGCAGTTG ATACCCTTGGAGTAATCGCAAGAACAATAGGTGATACAAATTTTGCACCTTTGGCTGGTAGGTCTCTTAACTTTGGaatgaagttattgaaagaAACAGAAGATCCGGATTTGAAAAAGTCAATTTATGGATTGTTTGCATCAATTAGTACgataatgaaaaaagaaatagcagCTGCTTTACCAGAAATCATTGAGTACATGATTACAAGCATACAAAGTTCAGAAGGCATAGTG CCTCATTTTAAGGAAGATGAAACTTCTGTTTTCCCGATTTATGATGACCTtagtgaaaatgaaaatgaaaatgatgaaGAAGATATTGAAAACACAGATAATGAagaagatgatgatgatgacgatgtGGCGGGTTATAGTGTTGAGAATGCATACattgaagaaaaagaagaagcaattCTAGCCTTAAAAGAAATTGCGGAAAATACAgg agAAGCGTTTCTGCCATATCTTGAAAAATCTTTTGAGGAAACATTCAAATTAATCAATTATCCACAAGAAGATATTCGTAAAGCTGTCATTGATGCCATTCTACAGTTTTGTTTTAGTTTTTCAGATATTAATACTAACGAAGGAATGCAAGCATTATTAAAAGCTCTCTCTGTATTTATTCCAAAATTGTCTGAATTGATAAGGTTGGGTGATGAACGAACAGTAGCTATTAGTGGCTTAGATGCTTATGCAGAACttctgaaagaaataaaatcagaTGTTCTTATCGGAGAAGGTCATAAAGAGGCTATTATAAATTGTGTCACTGATGTCATGTTAG GAAAGACGGAATGTCAAGAtcaagaagaagcagaagactTAGATATTGAAGCTGAACAGGATGAATTATTAGTTGAATGTGCGGGTgacgtattttgtaattttggaaAAGTAATCCCACCAGAAGACTTTGGGCATTATTTTCAAGTTGTGTTGCCAATGCTCTTAGAAAGATTG AAAAAAAACAAATCAGAAGCTCAAAGATCTTTTGCAGTTGGTACAATCTCAGAATGTTTTTCAGCCCTTAAACAACAAACGTCTAATTTCATACACATCCTGCTTCCTACATTTTTGAAACTTGTAGATGATCCAAATGCTGAAGTTCGAAATAACGCAATATATGGAATTGGCGAACTTGCATTGCACAGCAATGCTTATAT GCATTTTCCCGATATTTTAACAGTTTTGTCAAATGCGATTTATAAAGAATCACATGCAGGAGTACGTGATAATATAGTTGGAGCAATTGCACGGCTTATCATCGTTAATTATATGAACGTGCCACTTGATCAAgtatttccaatttttgttAAGCAGTTGCCACTAAAAGAAGATTTTGAAGAGAATAAAGCAGTTTTTAGAAGTATATTAACGTTATATCAAGCTGGTCATCCTATTTTACGATCATACATGGACGTATTACTCAAAGTTGCAGTCAGTGTATTACATGAAAATAGAACTACAGATGATG AAGCGAAAAATACTGTTATGGAGTTCGTTAAATCTGCCCAGCGAGACTTTCCAGATGAATGGAATTCCGTGCTTGTCGAACTTTCAGCGGAAGTTGCCACGAACATTCAATACATATTTTCTTAG